Below is a window of Nicotiana tabacum cultivar K326 chromosome 19, ASM71507v2, whole genome shotgun sequence DNA.
TAACTACGTTCAAGATTAGGTGGGTGGGCAGCTATGAATAGGCAGACTTGGAATTGGACCATACTAAATCATTCAAAccttataggcataatttctacaCGAGTGGGTACGATTAAGCAATTCAACGGTTaatgtaaagtcctataggcCGGATTTCTAGATGACCAAATTTAACAATGAAGCTATTTTAAAACATAATTCTGTTAAATGATCCTATAGCCATGCTTTCTAGGTGAATAATAGCATCATATTAACATAATTCCCAAATGATTCAGATATGGGCAATGAAGCGATGGCAACACATGTTTGTTTGTTtatccttataggcatgctttctaggcgagcCACGTAACAGaggaagagatatcaataagagTAGTTCCAATTATTGTATTGGCATCCTATAGATGTGATATCTAGGTGCAGAAATGAGACAGTTAAACAAGCAACAAACAAGTCCAGTTTAGATCCTATATGCATATTTTTCTAACATTGCGAGTTAAGACATTAAATTAGCCATAAATCATGTTTTCTAAGTGAATAGGCGAATTAAGATAATCCCCAAAGGATGGGACATGGCTAGCAAACAAGACATTTAAAGCCCTATAGATAGGTTTTCTACCCGTTCATGCAGGAAAACAAAGTATCTCAGCCCCCCATTTTCACTAATCCCCCATTATTCgctattacaaattattatatgCCAAATGAAATAATACAAACAGAATACAACAGTTACAGGCCTAATAGAACAGTCACAAGCCCAACACAAAATAGCCCAGTGATGTCTGGGCCTTCAGCAACCTTACTCTTCGCACAACCAGCAGTCCCAAATCCAATTGGAGTACACCTGAATCCAATGCTTAAGTCCAATTGGCTTACAAGGAAAATTAGAGTACGCCTGAATCCAATGCTTTAGTGCAACAACACATGTGGCCCAACAAACTAGGCCCAAACGAATGCCTTACTTACCCAATTGGATTCCAAACTAACCATACAAGTGACAAACTACATACTAGATCAATCAAACAACCTTTGAAGTCCACACACTTAGTTCTTAAGGTTGTAGCTAACATCAGTTTCTAACCAAAGGCACATAGATAGGATTACACAAAGTGTTGGCAGGCATACAAAGCATACACAAGATAGGCACATACTATATTTTTAGAAAACAAGTTCAAAGTGACTGGATTGTGCATTATAAGATATCAAACCACTCCAAATAGAATTTCAAAATAAAGCATAATTCAGAGTTAACCTAAAGAGGCTTTAGACATGAAGGTCTTAACATGAAGATCTAGCAGAGTTAGATAAGTCACATGAAAGTCTCTAACATGAGAGCATAGTAAAAATATGATCGCAAACAGCATAACAAACAGGCAAGTAGATATGGCCCGTAACATTTCACTTAGTTGAGCATGAGAAATTTTAACATGCTGAGGAATAGCCATAGTACAAAGGTTCAAAATATAAAGAGTTCATGGTAAGTAAAAAACATATCAACTCTAGGTTAATAGGATAGGCAAGCATCAGGACTTTATACCAGTTGACCACATATAGGAGAAGAAGCTAAATATTGAAATCCGCCCTAAAGGTCTTAGGTAATACTAAAAAATACAGGATTGAACAAGTCAAGGAGCACACATTAGAGTTTACAAATAGCAAGAAAATATGCCATGTTTGTTTAGAAGTTCAGGCAATATTGGCATTTAGAAATCACATGATCATGGATTAGCTATAAGAAAGTTAACAAGTTGTACATGAATGACTCAACAGGAAGCAATACATCACGGACACATTTTGGGCATGAACTAGTTTCTCACAAGAATCTAAAGCAAGGCATGGAGATGGACTCATACAAGCAACAAGTACAAGTACTAAAACACACACGAACACAAAGGCTAAGCAGACTTGAGATGGTCAGAGATCATTCAAGCTGAACACATGTATGGGCATACATCAAAGTTTAGAATTTAGGCAGGTTCAGATGCAAGAAAAGTACAAAGccacaaaataacttcaaagcaaaTAGGACTACAAATAGAGACAACACAGTATCATATTGGTTCACAAAAGCTTAAGTGACATAGATATACAGAGCATGAACATACGCAAAAGAGAATAAAACTGCGAGAGTCAAAGGTACTTACCCATTACAAATTAACGAACAAGTAAATGAGAAGAGCAATTTCCAGCAGTAATTCAATTATCAGTAGCAAAGAGAGAACAACAGGACCTCAAacctagtgcgtcagagttcacaagggcttCAGATGAGCCCCGAGCAGAGCTCGCACTGGGAAGGTTGATAAAGCAaattccggtggccttggctttcagccggccaagaaccaGTAGTTTTAGAATAATAGGGTAAGTGAGGGAATACGAGTGATTAAAAGTCTGTCTAAAGGGAAAATCAAGGTGGAGTTATATAGTATTCAATTGGAACAAACTAATCATGGAAAACAATCAATTAACcataaagaaggaaagaaaagatcTCAGACAATCAGAACTGATAAAGGAGATAAAAATATCAAACCCTAGTTGGGTCTAACTAGCTATAAATCGAACCAAATGTGCAAAACCGTTCCTCGTTGAGCTGTAAATCAAACCAAAGGTGCAAAACCGTTCCTCGTTGAAAGTATATAAATGGAATCATCATCCAAATCCCACAGATTCAAGTTAGCATGGTCTGATTTTGTATATAATACTTGCAAAAATCGGGCAAGTACCTAAGTAATACCACCAGGGTCGACCAGTAGCGAGGTAACATAAATATGGTAAGCAAATAATGGATGAATCACATTGTTAACAAGATTCAGAGGGGTTGAAAGAGGAGGCAACTAGGGTTTTTTCAGAGAAGAAGGGAAGGTTCGAGAGAGTTTAGGGGCGGCTGGACGGAGAAAATGGGTCTAGGGTTTGGGTTATAGGGTTATAAGGAGAGGGGTAGGTTTATtataggtcgttgatcatttgagatcaacggtcaagatcaaAAGAGGAAGGGGGCGGGTTGTTTGGACAGATCCCGACCGGGTTTGTTGGCTAAAGGGTCGTTTGGTCTGGGCTGTGGGAGTGGGCTAGGTATTTTGGGCCTGTTTTTGGTCTGAAAATTGGCCTTTACTTGGATAAGATTTTAAAATAcacaaaatcaattaaaataaattattaaaacaactaataaataataaaaaatattatttatgaaataaaaattcttaaaaataaaaactcaaaattataaaaatatagaatGTTATTTTGACATAAATAATATAGTAAAAGTAATTATTTGTAGAATATAGACTATTATTGCaaataataagtaaaaatataacataatttTATacaatgaagtaaaatattattgaATATTCATATGGGTATAAATAATcaatttggatgattaaatcactcaaaataatttgaaagagtaattaataaatattttaaaattaaaaatgcaagaaatcaattttaaaagcgttaaaaattataaaaatagcaTGTATAAATTAGATAATAatgcaaaataatattttgaaagtatatgatactttataaaatatgaggaCAAAATTAAGTATCAATAATGAGGATGTCAAGGAAGAATTTGAGGAAGATCCTGAAGAAGACCTAGAGGAGGAGATTCCAGGGAAGATTATTGAGTTGTTGGCTGATTTCCATTATGTACCATTTCAATTCTCTAAGGGCAATCGTATGATCCCATGAAATCTTTGTAAGCCCCGAAATCTCCTCCAGGCTCTTCTGTTGGTGCTAGTTCCTCTGTTGCCGGAGATCTGTTATCCTTACTTTTGATCCAAAGAACAGTGTAAAGTCCTAACACAATCACAGTAGTACCAAGCATCCTGCAAAAAAGTGTACATCTATTTAGTTTTGGTTGCAACTCTTATATGAGTTTTAGAATTAAAATATTACCTTCTGAGGTTCATTTGTTCATGGAGAAGTAATGTACTGGTTACAACTACCATAACCATATTTAAGGGAGTGAACGCTGTTAGGAAAACTAGACCATTGTatttcattatgaatccttgtaTGTAATACGTTAGTCCTGAACAACATATCCCCTGGATTGTGACATGAAAAGTAAGTAACTTTTAATAGACTTAACATGTAGAGGCAAAATATTTCTTGAAAGAGATGTTAGGAAACATTGATTTTTTTAACCTACTTACACTGTACATGACCGCAAGAAGCTTTGCGTCCCAATGGATGCTCCATACTACAGTCTTTTTTCTTTCCATCACCGCTGCTACTATACCTCCCTTAATTGTCCCAAGAAATCATATCCATGTCGTGAGGGAGAGCCCGGCAGGATAGGACCGCGATGTGATCGCCTAGGCATAAAACAATACTAGAGTAAGATTTTTGGCTTATTCCTAATAACTTATCTGTAACTAAGTTCTATCTTTACTAGTAAAATTATGAAGCTTGTCGAACTCAAGCATCCACTTATTAGCAGGAGGGAAcctttaataaaaatatttgaatttgagttTATCCCACCATTTTGAGATGCATGATTAGGCTTTCCTTCTGTTTAAAGTTCAAACACAAGGCCTTGTACCAGAATCTTTATCAGTACACCACCAAATGTGGCAATGGTGCCAATTAGCTTGGCCAGACTGCAGGGACTTTTAAGATTCATCCCTCTTTCATGGCCACATATCTTTCCGGCTAAGGAATGGCGTCTCAAGCctgaataaataaaatatgtacaaaaagaatttaaaattacAATAAGTACCCCTTAATACACAGTGTATTAAAAAGAATTAACTAGCCCATATAATGTAACAACATTATAAAGATCTTTAATTCCATATTCTAGATCTCAAATAGCTTTGAATGTACGTTGTAGAAATATGAACTATTAAGTAATACTAACTAAGAATGTAAATCACTACGTATATAATATTTCATTGTAATAGGTTTTCAAGTGTTTGATTTAGAGATACAAGGTGTGTATTTGAATGAGACAAGGGTATAATTTACTTGCATATCCAGCCCATTATTAAAGTAATGATAGGAATAACATTGCAGATGCAAAAGTTATTGTATCTTTCAAGCCTAGAGAGAAGAAAATATAACGGATGACTGGTCTGTTGGTCAAGAGAAAGATCTTTAATTAAATACTGATTGCATGgggaaaaaataatattttatgtttGAGACTTACTCCACTATGCTAAGAGCTATAATCTTAGTAAATATTGCACGAGCCATCTTTGGTCTTGTATTCATGTGAAAAGATATTCAGCTTATCTGTtagtttttgtattttctttctactACTCATAACTAGGCTAGAATTAAAGTTCAAACATGTTAAGTGAACATAAGagaggaagagaaagaagaatactTGTCTATAAATACCGCAAAAGGAGAAAGGACCAAAGTAGCCACTGCATATCGATAGAAGGCAAACACATAGGCTCTTAACCCTTCATTCAGAGCAACTTTCGACAGGACATCGAAACATGCTAGCACACATTGCAGAAAGACTGCAACAATGAAAGGTCTAACTCTGTTGAATAAATTCCTCATTTGGATGATTTCTATTCTGTAAAGGTTTTCAGTGTTGTTGGATGAATTCCTCATTTGGATGAAAGGCCTGGATATGTAGGTAAATTATACCCTTGTCTCATTCAGAGAAAATTTTCTATAAAGCTTTCAACATATGTTTCTCTGCTACTTTCGTTAATGATTTTACAGATAGGAAATTTATTTATTAGCAAAATCACAAACGGATTCTGATTTTGTATTATCACCCTAGCCCATTCTTCCCCCTATCTCCTATAATTGATTCTCTTCTATATAGAGAAGTTGGTCGTCGTGTCAATTGCATAACAGAAATCTGCCATCTCCTCTTCCTGCTTCCAACACTGAAAACCTTTGCATAACAGAAATCATCCAAATGAGGAATTAATTCAACAGAGCTAGATCTTTCATTGTTGCAGTCTTTCTGCAATGTGTGCTAGCATGTTTCGATATCCTATGAAAAGTTGCTCTGAATGAAGGGTTAAGCGCTAATGTATTTGCCTTCTATCGACATGTAATGGCTACTTTGGTCATTGCTCCTTTTGCGATATTTCTAGACAAGTATGTTTCTCTCTCCCTCCATCTCTTCTTATGTTCACTGTTTACTTAACATGTTTGAACTTTGATTCTAGCCTAGTTATGAgcaataaaaagaaaatacaaaatctAACAGACAAGCTGAATATCTTTTTACATGAATACAAGACCAAAGATGAATCGCGCAATACTCGCTAAGATTGTAGCTCTTAGCATACCGAGTAGTctcaaacacaaaaaaaaaatctttttcccATGTAATCAACATTTAATTAAACATCTTTCTCTTGACCAACAAGCCAGTCATCGGGTAGATTTTCTTCTCTCTAGGCTTGAAAGATACAACAACAACTTTTGCATCTGAAATGTGCAACGTTATTCCTGCCATTACTTTAATAATGGCTTGGATATGCTAGAAAAATTATATCCTTGTCTCATTCAAATACACATCTTGTAGCTTCAAATCAAACACTTAAAAACCTATTACAATGTAATATTACATATGTAGTGATTTACACTCTTGGTTAATATAAGTTAATATTTCTTGTTTCTGCAACTCAGCTACAACTACATTCATAGCTATTTGAGATCTAGAATATGGAATTAAAGATCTCTATAGTGTTGTTGTATTACATGGGCTAATTTAATCATTTTAATACACTATGTATCAATGAGTATTTATTGTAATTTAAATTCTTTTTGCACATATTTTGTTTATTCAGGCCTGAGACGATGAATCTTAAAAGTCTCCGCAGCTTGGCCAAGCTAATTGGCACTATTACCACATTTGGTGGTGTACTGATAATGATTCTGGTACAAAGCCCTGTGTTTGGACTTTGGACAAAAGGAAAGCCTAATCATACATCTCAAAGTGGTGGGAtaaacccaaattcaaattattttattaaaggtTCCCTCGTGCTAATAAGTGGGTGCTTGAGTTCGACAGGCTTCATAATTTTGCTGGTAAAGATAGAACTTAGTTGCAGATAAGTTATTAGGAATAAGCAAAAAATCTTACTCTAGTGTTGTTCTATGCCTAGGCGATCACATCGCGGACCTATCCTGTCGTGCTCTCCCTCACGATATGGATATGCTTTCTTTGGACAATTGTGGGAGGTATAGTAGCAGCGGTGATGGAAAGAAGAAAGACTGAAGTATGGAGCATCCATTGGGATGCAAAACTGCTTGCGGTCGCGTACAATGTAAGTAGGTTAAAAGATCAATATTTTCTAACATCTCT
It encodes the following:
- the LOC107816374 gene encoding WAT1-related protein At2g37450-like, giving the protein MERKKTVVWSIHWDAKLLAVMYSGICCSGLTYYIQGFIMKYNGLVFLTAFTPLNMVMVVVTSTLLLHEQMNLRRMLGTTVIVLGLYTVLWIKSKDNRSPATEELAPTEEPGGDFGAYKDFMGSYDCP